TATAGAAGCGTGCCGCCGAAAAGAGGCCGAGCGCCACGGCCACCGCAAAGAGGGCGCCGAAGTGCTCGCGCAGCGCCATCGTCTGCGCGCCCTTGTCGGCGCTGACCAATCCGCCGTCGATCAGGCTGCGCAGCGCCAGCGGAAACACCAGCGTGGTGACGGCGGCCATCACCAGGAAGATGCCTGCCAGAACGATCTGGACACGGTAGGGCCGAAGAAAAGGGCTCAGGCCCGACAGCGATCGGGGCGAGCCCTTGGCCGGTGAAGACAGAGGGGAAGAAGCCATGGCGCGGATTCTACCGACCCTTGCCTCCGCAAAGGCGGCCTTGACAATAATTGCCCGGGCAATTAATATTTAGGCCATGAGCGATGCAGATACCCCGCAAGTCCCGACGGCCTCCGGCGATGCCGAGCGCCGGCCGGCGGACTTCTACCGTGCCGAGACCTACCAGGCCGAGGAAAGCATCGGGTATTTGATGCGCCGCATCCTGGGTGCGGTGGCCCAGGCGGTAGAAACCCGCATGTGCGAGCCCGGCGGTCCGACCTTTCCTCAATGGCTGCCGCTGTACAAGCTGCACGTCGGCGCAGCCACCACGGTGGCCGAACTCGCCCGTGCCTGCGAGCTCGACGCCGGTGCCATGACGCGCCTGCTCGACCGCCTCGAAGCCAAGGGCCTGTGCCGCCGCGTGCGCTCGCTCGAAGACCGCCGCGTGGTCAACATCGAGCTCACCGAAGAAGGCCGTGCCGCCGCCCAGGAAGTGCCGTACGTGCTGAGCCGCGTGCAGAACGAGCACCTGGCGGGTTTCAGCAAGGAAGAGTGGGAGCAACTCAAGGGCTACCTGCGCCGCATCCTCGACAACGCACAAGCCCTTGCGGCCCGTGGAGATAAAAATGACTGAATCCCTTGCCGCGCGCGCATTGCGCCGCACCCCCATTGTTGCCGCCGTGCTGCTGATGGCTGCACTGGCCGGCTGTGCCGACATGGCCGGCATCGGCTCAGAGGCCAGGCTGCGCGATGCCTCGTCGCTCGGCATTGCCGCGGACAGCAGCGCTGCCGCCGTGCCGAGCGTCGAGCGCCAATGGTGGCTGGCCTTTGGCGACGCGCAACTCAACACGTTGATCGACCAGGCCGTGGCCGGCAACCCGAACCTGCAGGTCGCGCGTGCGCGGCTCGTGCGCGCGCAGGCTTCCGCGGACATCGCCGAGTCGGCCCTGAAGCCCAAGGTCAATGGCGAGCTCGACCTGAAACGCCAGAAGTTCAACAGCAACTACATCTATCCCGAGCCGCTCGGCGGCTCCACGCAGAACATCGGCCTGCTGCAGCTTGGCGCGAGCTGGGAGCTCGACTTCTTCGGCAAGAACCGCAGCGCGCTCGATACCGCCATTGGCGCGGCCAACGCTGCCGCGGCCGATGCCGATGCCGCGCGCGTGCTGCTGGCCAGCAATGTGGCGCGCAGCTACTTCCAGTGGGCGCGGCTGAATGAGCAGCTCGGCGTGGCCCAGCGCACGCTGGCGCAGCGCGACGAAACGCTCAAGCTGGTGCGCGACCGGGTGTCCGCTGGCCTCGACACCCGGCTGGAGCTGCGGCAGAGCGAAGGCGGCCTGCCTGAAGCGCGCCAGCAGATCGAAGCACTCAACGAACAGATCGCGCTGCAGCAGCACGCGCTCGACGCGCTCGTGGGCCAGCCCAATGTGTCGCAATCGCTCAAGCCGCCGATGCTGGAGGCCGTGAAGCCGATGGCGCTTGAGGCCAACATTCCGGCCGACCTGCTGGGCCGCCGCGCCGACATCGCCGCCGCGCGCTGGCGCGTCGAGGCCGCCACCAGCGACGTGAAAAACGCCAAAACGCTTTTCTATCCGAACGTGAACCTCACGGCCTTCGCGGGCTTTCAGAGCCTGGGTTTCGGCAAGCTGCTCAAGTCGGGCAGCGAGCAGTGGGGCGTGGGCCCTGCCATCAGCCTGCCGATCTTCGAAGGCGGCAAGCTGCGCGCCAACCTGCGCGGCAAGTCGGCGGACCTCGACGTGGCCATCGAAAGCTACAACGCTGCCGTCATCGATGCCGTGCGCGATGCGTCCGACCAGGTCGCGAGCGCCCAGTCGATCACGCGGCAGCAGGCCGAGCAGCGCGCCGCGCAGACCGCCGCCGAAGGGGCCTACGACATCGCCGTGCAGCGCTACCGCGCGGGCCTGGGCAACTACCTCAACGTGCTGACTGCCGAAACCGCCGTGCTCGCGCAGCGCCGGCTGGCGGTCGACCTTGCCGCGCGCGCACTCGACACGCAGGTGGGCCTGGCGCGCGCGCTCGGCGGCGGCTGGCAGCCGCCGGCAACCGCCACCGCCACGGCGCCCGCTTCATCGGCACTGAACTGAACCGACTTTTTCTTCTTCGGAAAGAACTTCATCATGAGCGACAACAACACTCCGACGCCCGCTGCACCGGCAGCCTTCGCCGCAACCGAAGCACCCGCCGGCAACGGCAAGCGCCGCCGCGCACTGATCGCGCTGGCGGCCGTGGTGATCGTGGCCGGCGGCGGCTGGGGCCTCTACGAATGGCTGGTGGCCAGCCACTATGAGGACACCGACAACGCCTATGTGCAGGGCAACGTGATCCAGATCACGCCGCAGATCGGCGGCACCGTCATGGCCATCAACGCCGACGACACCGACTTCGTGAAGGCCGGCCAGCCGCTGGTGCAGCTGGACCCCGCCGATGCGAAGGTGGCGCTCGAGCAGGCCGAGGCCGCGCTCGCCCAGGCCGTGCGCCAGGTGCGCACGCTCTATGCCAACAACGGTTCGCTGGCCGCGCAGGTCACGCTGCGCCAGGCCGACATCGTCAAGGCGCAGAGCGATATCGCCAAGGCGCAGGACGACCTGCAGCGCCGCCGCGCGCTCTCGGGCAATGGCGCGGTCTCGAAGGAAGAGCTCAACCACGCCGAGACGGCACTCGACAATGCCAAGAGCCAGCTCGCGGCGGCGCAGGCCGGCGTGGTGGCCGCGCGCGAAGCACTGGCCAGCAACCAGTCGCTGACCGAAGGCACCAGCGTGGCCCAGCACCCGAGCGTGCAGGCCGCCGCCGCCAAGGTGCGCGAGGCCTACCTGGCCACGCAGCGCGTCGCCATGCCGGCGCCGGTCGACGGCTATGTCGCTAAGCGCACGGTGCAGCTCGGCCAGCGCGTGGCAGCCGGCACGCCGATGATGTCGATCGTGCCGCTGAACCAGCTGTGGGTCGACGCCAACTTCAAGGAAGTGCAGCTGCGCAACATCCGCATCGACCAGCCCGTGAAGCTCAGGGCCGACGTCTACGGCAAGAAGGTGGAATACACCGGCAAGGTCGCGGGCCTGGGCGTGGGCACCGGCAGCGCCTTTGCGCTGCTGCCGGCGCAGAACGCCACCGGCAACTGGATCAAGGTGGTGCAGCGCGTGCCCGTGCGCATTGCGCTCGATGCCGAGCAGCTCAAGGCCAACCCGCTGCGCATCGGCCTCTCGATGGACGCCCAGATCGACATCTCGCAGAAGACCGGCAAGATGCTGGCCGACGCGCCGCGCGCCACCGCCATTTCGCAGACGCAGGTCTACAGCAAGCTCGACCACGGCGCCGATGCAGAGGTCGACCGCATCGTGGCCGCGAATCTCGGCCGCGGCGCGCCTGCGGCTGCCGCCGCGCCGGCCGCGGGCCGCCCCGCCACGCCGGCCGCCGCCGGCACCGCGGCACAGGTTGCTTCGCAGTCCCATCCCGGCTGATCGCCGCTCACGGTTTCCGAGGCAAAGCCAATGGCCACTGCTGCTCCCGCTTACGTTGCGCATCCGCCGCTCGAGGGCGCCGCCCGCGTCTGGGGCACTGTTGCGCTGTCGGCCGCCACCTTCATGAACGTGCTCGACTCGTCGATCGCGAACGTGTCGCTGCCGGCCATTTCAGGCGACCTGGGCGTGAGCACCACGCAAGGCACCTGGGTCATCACCAGCTTCGCGGTGGCCAACGCCATCGCGGTGCCGCTCACGGGCTTCATGACACAGCGCTTCGGACAGGTGCGGCTCTTCATGGCCAGCGTGATCCTGTTCATGATCGCCTCGCTGCTGTGCGGCCTGGCGCCGAACATGACCACGCTCATCCTGTTCCGCGCGCTGCAGGGCTTCGTCGCGGGGCCGATGATTCCGCTGTCGCAGACGCTCTTGCTGTCGAGCTATCCGCGCGCCAAGGCGGGCCTCGCGATGGCGATGTGGTCGATGACCACGCTGGTCGCGCCGGTGATGGGGCCGCTCCTGGGCGGCTGGATCACCGACAACATCTCGTGGCCGTGGATCTTCTACATCAACATCCCGGTCGGCATCGTGGCCGCCGCGATCACCTGGACGCTCTACCGCAAGCGCGAGAGCAGCACGCACAAGGTGCCGATCGACGCCATCGGCCTGGCGCTTCTGGTGCTGTGGGTCGGCTCGATGCAGCTCATGCTCGACAAGGGCAAGGAACTCGACTGGTTCCACTCGCCCGAGATCATCACGATGGCGGTGATCGCCGTGGTCGGCTTCGCGTTCTTCCTGATCTGGGAGCTGACCGACAAGCATCCGGTGGTCGACCTGTCGCTCTTCAAGCGCCGCAACTTCTGGTCGGGTGCCGTGGCCACGGCCGTGGCCTACGGCCTGTTCTTCGGCAACGTGGTGCTGCTGCCGCTGTGGCTGCAGCAGTGGATGGGCTACACCGCCACGCAGGCGGGCATGATCATGGCGCCGGTGGGGCTGCTGGCGATCTTCTTCTCGCCGGTGGTCGGGCTCACGGTGGCCAAGATCGACCCCAGGCGCTACGCCACGTTCTCGTTCCTGGTGTTCGCGCTGGTGCTGTGGATGCGCTCGAACTTCAACACGCAGGCCGACTTCGTGACGATCATCATCCCGACGGTCATCCAGGGCATTGCGATGGCGTTCTTCTTCATTCCCCTCGTGACCATCACGCTCTCGGGCCTCACGCCCGACCGCATACCGGCCGCGTCGGGGCTGTCGAACTTCCTGCGCATCACCGCGGGCGCCATGGGTACGTCGATCACCACCACGCTGTGGGAGAACCGCGCGGCGCTGCACCACTCGCAGCTCGCCGAATCGGTGACCCAGGGCAACAACGCGGCGACCAGCGCGATGTCAGGGCTGGCAAGCAGCGGCTTGAGCACCGAGCAGGTGCTGGGGCAGATCAACCGCATCGTCGACCAGCAGTCCTTCATGCTGGCCACCAACGACATCTTCTATGCGTCGGCGATCCTGTTCCTGCTGCTGATTCCGCTGGTGTGGCTGGCCAAGCCGCAGCGCGGTGGTGCGGGCGGCGACGCGGCAGCCGGGGCACACTAAGCTCTCCCCCAGGCTACGCGCACTTCGTGTCGCTTCTCCTTCCCCCTCACCGGGGGCAACACCAGCGGCCCGGCAGAGCCGGTTCCGCGGTGTTTCACGAAGGGCCCGCGTTCTTCTTCAATCGCCGAGTGCCCGCAAGACGTCGTAGCACGCGCCCATGGTGTGATAGTCGGTCTTGCCGGCCGGGCTCTTTTCGTCGCTGATCTTGCGGTTGTCAGGCGTGAGGATGCGGTACCACGCGCCATGGCGGTGGTCGACGAAGTGCTCCCAGCTGTAGGCCCAGAGGCGGTCGTACCAGTTCCAGTAGGCGGCATCGCCGGTGTGCACCGCCAGCAGGGCCGCGGCGGCCAAACTCTCGGCCTGCACCCAGAAGTACTTGTCGCCATCGCACACCGCGCCGTCGGGGCCGAATCCATAGACGAGGCCGCCGTTGCCGGCGTCCCAGCCTCGAAGCATGGCGGTGTCGAAGAAGTGCCTGGCGCGCGGCACGGCCCAGCCTGCTTCGCGGCCCGCGGCGACGAGCGCTCGCTCCAGCTGCAGCAGCAGCTTGGCCCATTCGGTGAGATGGCCGGTCTGGAAGCCCCAGGGCCGGAAGATGTTGCTCTTGTCGCCGCGGTTGTAGTCCCAGTCGACCGACCAGTCCTCGCGGTAGTGCTCCCAGACCAGCCCGCCGGCCAGCGCGGCCTGCCGCCCGGTGACCGACTCTGCAAGCGCGAGCGCGCGATCGAGGTAGCGCGCGTCCTGCGTGGCCTCGAAGGCGGCAAGCATCGCCTCGCAGGCATGCATGTTGGCGTTCTGGCCCCGATAAGCACCCACATGCCAATCGGTGGTGGCTTCGTCGGCATAGAGCGCATGCTGCGGCTCCCAGAAACGCCGTTCCATCAATTGCCAGGTGTCTTCGAGCCCCACGCGCGCCTCCTCGATGCCGGCCATGAGCGCATGCGCATGCGCGAGCAGCACGAAGGCCAGGCCGTAGCAATGCTGCGTACCGTCCTGCACGGTGGCGCGGCCGTCGTGCCAGTCGATCTGCCATGCGTAGCCGCCGCCCGGCTGCACATGCGCGTGCTGCACGAAAGCCAGGCCGTGGCGCGCACCGTCGAGGTGCTTCGGATCGCCGAAGCGCCGATACGCCATCGCATGGTTGAAGACGAAGCGCGTGCTGCTGACGAGGTGCCGCGTGCGCCGGTCGTACACCGTGCCGTCGTCCTTGAAGAAGTGGAAGAAGCCGCCGGACGGATCGCGGCAGACCGGCTCATAGAAGGCCAGCGTCTGCCGGATGTGGCCGGTCAGGAATTCGGGCGAGCGGAAGTTCGGCATGGAGGTAGGGGTTCGAACCGATGGGGCATTGTCATTGTGACGACAGTCGCACGCTGCGGTGAGCGGCCGCGGGCGGCAGGTTGCACTGCAGCATAGGCATTTGCCCCAGTATGCAAGCAGGAGGCGGCCACGAACAATCGGTCCGCGCTCGACAGTGGCGCAATGAGATGGACCGCATGACCGACAAATCTTTCCTGAACCCGGGCGACTTCGCGAGATGAGCGACGTCATCCTCGAAACACGCCAGCTCACCAAGGAATTCAAGGGGTTCACTGCGGTCAGCAAGGTCGATCTCTCGGTGGTGCGCGGCTCGATCCATGCGCTGATCGGCCCGAACGGTGCCGGCAAGACCACCTGCTTCAACCTGCTCACCAAGTTCCTCGAGCCCACCAGCGGCACGATCCTGTTCAACGGACAGGACATCACGGGCGAGCGGCCGGCGCAGATCGCGCGGCGCGGCATCATCCGCTCGTTCCAGATCTCGGCGGTGTTTCCGCACCTCACGCTGCTGGAGAACGTGCGCCTCGGGCTGCAGCGCGCGCTCGGCACCTCGTACCATTTCTGGAAGAGCGAGAAGACGCTCAAGCCGCTCGATGCGCGCGCCCGCGAACTGCTCGCCGAGGTCGGCCTGGCGCACGAGGCCGACGAACTCACGGTGAACCTGCCCTACGGCCACAAGCGCGCGCTCGAGATCGCCACCACGCTCGCGATGGACCCCGAGCTGATGCTGCTCGACGAACCCACGCAGGGCATGGGACATGAAGACGTGGCCCGCGTGGCCGAGCTCATCAAGCGCGTGTCGGCCGGACGCACCATCCTGATGGTCGAGCACAACATGAGCGTGGTCTCGACCATTGCCGACACCATCACGGTATTGCAGCGCGGCGCCGTGCTGGCCGAAGGGCCGTACGCCGAAGTCTCGAAGAATCCGCAGGTGATGGAGGCCTACATGGGCACCACGGACGGCCAACTGCAAGGGGCCCATTGACATGACCGCGGCCCTAGAAATCAAGGATCTCCACGCCTGGTACGGCGAATCGCATGTGCTGCACGGCGTCGACATGGTGGTGCAGCCCGGCGAGGTCGTCACCCTGCTCGGGCGCAACGGCGCCGGGCGCACGAGCACGCTGCGCGCC
This genomic window from Variovorax paradoxus contains:
- a CDS encoding AGE family epimerase/isomerase; this translates as MPNFRSPEFLTGHIRQTLAFYEPVCRDPSGGFFHFFKDDGTVYDRRTRHLVSSTRFVFNHAMAYRRFGDPKHLDGARHGLAFVQHAHVQPGGGYAWQIDWHDGRATVQDGTQHCYGLAFVLLAHAHALMAGIEEARVGLEDTWQLMERRFWEPQHALYADEATTDWHVGAYRGQNANMHACEAMLAAFEATQDARYLDRALALAESVTGRQAALAGGLVWEHYREDWSVDWDYNRGDKSNIFRPWGFQTGHLTEWAKLLLQLERALVAAGREAGWAVPRARHFFDTAMLRGWDAGNGGLVYGFGPDGAVCDGDKYFWVQAESLAAAALLAVHTGDAAYWNWYDRLWAYSWEHFVDHRHGAWYRILTPDNRKISDEKSPAGKTDYHTMGACYDVLRALGD
- a CDS encoding efflux RND transporter periplasmic adaptor subunit gives rise to the protein MSDNNTPTPAAPAAFAATEAPAGNGKRRRALIALAAVVIVAGGGWGLYEWLVASHYEDTDNAYVQGNVIQITPQIGGTVMAINADDTDFVKAGQPLVQLDPADAKVALEQAEAALAQAVRQVRTLYANNGSLAAQVTLRQADIVKAQSDIAKAQDDLQRRRALSGNGAVSKEELNHAETALDNAKSQLAAAQAGVVAAREALASNQSLTEGTSVAQHPSVQAAAAKVREAYLATQRVAMPAPVDGYVAKRTVQLGQRVAAGTPMMSIVPLNQLWVDANFKEVQLRNIRIDQPVKLRADVYGKKVEYTGKVAGLGVGTGSAFALLPAQNATGNWIKVVQRVPVRIALDAEQLKANPLRIGLSMDAQIDISQKTGKMLADAPRATAISQTQVYSKLDHGADAEVDRIVAANLGRGAPAAAAAPAAGRPATPAAAGTAAQVASQSHPG
- a CDS encoding DHA2 family efflux MFS transporter permease subunit → MATAAPAYVAHPPLEGAARVWGTVALSAATFMNVLDSSIANVSLPAISGDLGVSTTQGTWVITSFAVANAIAVPLTGFMTQRFGQVRLFMASVILFMIASLLCGLAPNMTTLILFRALQGFVAGPMIPLSQTLLLSSYPRAKAGLAMAMWSMTTLVAPVMGPLLGGWITDNISWPWIFYINIPVGIVAAAITWTLYRKRESSTHKVPIDAIGLALLVLWVGSMQLMLDKGKELDWFHSPEIITMAVIAVVGFAFFLIWELTDKHPVVDLSLFKRRNFWSGAVATAVAYGLFFGNVVLLPLWLQQWMGYTATQAGMIMAPVGLLAIFFSPVVGLTVAKIDPRRYATFSFLVFALVLWMRSNFNTQADFVTIIIPTVIQGIAMAFFFIPLVTITLSGLTPDRIPAASGLSNFLRITAGAMGTSITTTLWENRAALHHSQLAESVTQGNNAATSAMSGLASSGLSTEQVLGQINRIVDQQSFMLATNDIFYASAILFLLLIPLVWLAKPQRGGAGGDAAAGAH
- a CDS encoding ABC transporter ATP-binding protein, whose product is MSDVILETRQLTKEFKGFTAVSKVDLSVVRGSIHALIGPNGAGKTTCFNLLTKFLEPTSGTILFNGQDITGERPAQIARRGIIRSFQISAVFPHLTLLENVRLGLQRALGTSYHFWKSEKTLKPLDARARELLAEVGLAHEADELTVNLPYGHKRALEIATTLAMDPELMLLDEPTQGMGHEDVARVAELIKRVSAGRTILMVEHNMSVVSTIADTITVLQRGAVLAEGPYAEVSKNPQVMEAYMGTTDGQLQGAH
- a CDS encoding efflux transporter outer membrane subunit translates to MTESLAARALRRTPIVAAVLLMAALAGCADMAGIGSEARLRDASSLGIAADSSAAAVPSVERQWWLAFGDAQLNTLIDQAVAGNPNLQVARARLVRAQASADIAESALKPKVNGELDLKRQKFNSNYIYPEPLGGSTQNIGLLQLGASWELDFFGKNRSALDTAIGAANAAAADADAARVLLASNVARSYFQWARLNEQLGVAQRTLAQRDETLKLVRDRVSAGLDTRLELRQSEGGLPEARQQIEALNEQIALQQHALDALVGQPNVSQSLKPPMLEAVKPMALEANIPADLLGRRADIAAARWRVEAATSDVKNAKTLFYPNVNLTAFAGFQSLGFGKLLKSGSEQWGVGPAISLPIFEGGKLRANLRGKSADLDVAIESYNAAVIDAVRDASDQVASAQSITRQQAEQRAAQTAAEGAYDIAVQRYRAGLGNYLNVLTAETAVLAQRRLAVDLAARALDTQVGLARALGGGWQPPATATATAPASSALN
- a CDS encoding MarR family winged helix-turn-helix transcriptional regulator yields the protein MSDADTPQVPTASGDAERRPADFYRAETYQAEESIGYLMRRILGAVAQAVETRMCEPGGPTFPQWLPLYKLHVGAATTVAELARACELDAGAMTRLLDRLEAKGLCRRVRSLEDRRVVNIELTEEGRAAAQEVPYVLSRVQNEHLAGFSKEEWEQLKGYLRRILDNAQALAARGDKND